The Streptomyces sp. CC0208 genome window below encodes:
- a CDS encoding ribonuclease H, protein MIERMRERLVAACDGASKGNPGPAAWAWVIADESETPDRWEAGPLGKATNNVAELTALERLLTATDPDVPLEIRMDSQYAMKAVTTWLPGWKRNGWKTSAGKPVANQDLVVRIDELLDGRSVEFRYVPAHQVDGDPLNDFADRAASQAAIVQEPASSELGSPQPPPSPDTPKKNDRPARAKSPKRSGGSSSRTIKAKFPGRCLCGRPYAAGEPIAKNAQGWGHPECRTEAAG, encoded by the coding sequence ATGATCGAGCGCATGCGTGAACGACTGGTGGCCGCGTGCGACGGGGCTTCGAAGGGAAATCCGGGACCTGCGGCCTGGGCCTGGGTCATCGCCGACGAGTCGGAGACGCCGGACCGCTGGGAGGCCGGCCCCCTCGGCAAGGCCACCAACAACGTCGCCGAACTCACCGCGCTGGAACGGCTGCTCACCGCGACCGACCCGGATGTGCCGCTGGAGATCCGGATGGACTCCCAGTACGCCATGAAAGCCGTCACCACCTGGCTGCCCGGCTGGAAGCGCAACGGCTGGAAGACCTCCGCGGGCAAGCCGGTCGCCAACCAGGACCTCGTCGTGCGGATCGACGAACTGCTCGACGGGCGTTCGGTCGAGTTCCGCTACGTCCCCGCCCACCAGGTCGACGGCGACCCGCTCAACGACTTCGCCGACCGCGCGGCCAGCCAGGCGGCGATCGTCCAGGAACCCGCGAGCAGTGAACTGGGCTCCCCCCAGCCGCCACCCTCGCCGGACACCCCGAAAAAGAACGACCGCCCCGCCCGGGCCAAGTCGCCCAAGCGGAGCGGTGGTTCGTCTTCCCGTACGATCAAGGCCAAGTTCCCCGGCCGGTGTCTGTGCGGACGTCCTTACGCGGCGGGCGAGCCGATCGCGAAGAACGCCCAGGGCTGGGGGCACCCGGAGTGCCGTACGGAAGCGGCCGGTTAG
- a CDS encoding SRPBCC family protein: protein MSQVEESIEVGVPVHTAYNQWTQFETFPEFMSGVERIEQRTDTLTHWVTNVNGVHREFDAEITEQIPDERVAWTTIAGEAKQAGAVTFHRLDEGHTKVMLQMDFHPDSITEKVGDKLGFVKRQTKGDLERFKTFIEERGQETGEWRGAVI, encoded by the coding sequence GTGTCGCAGGTCGAGGAATCCATCGAGGTCGGCGTGCCGGTGCACACCGCCTACAACCAGTGGACGCAGTTCGAGACCTTCCCCGAGTTCATGAGCGGGGTCGAGCGCATCGAACAGCGCACCGACACGCTCACGCACTGGGTGACCAACGTCAACGGCGTGCACAGGGAGTTCGACGCGGAGATCACCGAGCAGATCCCGGACGAGCGGGTCGCGTGGACCACGATCGCCGGCGAGGCCAAGCAGGCCGGCGCGGTGACCTTCCACCGGCTCGACGAGGGCCACACCAAGGTGATGCTCCAGATGGACTTCCATCCGGACAGCATCACCGAGAAGGTGGGCGACAAGCTCGGGTTCGTGAAGCGGCAGACCAAGGGCGACCTGGAGCGCTTCAAGACGTTCATCGAGGAGCGCGGTCAGGAGACCGGCGAGTGGCGCGGGGCGGTCATCTGA
- a CDS encoding tyrosinase family protein has product MTVRKNQATLTADEKRRFVAAVLELKRSGRYDAFVTTHNGFIMSDTDNGERTGHRSPSFLPWHRRFLLDFERALQSVDDSVALPYWDWSTDRSPRAALWGPDFLGGTGRSRDGRVMDGPFAADTGDWPITVRVDGRTYLRRALGSGVRELPTPGEVESVLSMATYDMAPWNSASDGFRNHLEGWRGVNLHNRVHVWVGGQMATGVSPNDPVFWLHHAFVDKLWARWQRRHPDSGYVPAAGTPEVVDLDETMRPWNDVRPADLLDHTRHYTFDTP; this is encoded by the coding sequence ATGACCGTCCGCAAGAACCAGGCCACCCTGACCGCCGACGAGAAGCGCCGGTTCGTCGCCGCCGTCCTGGAGCTGAAGCGCAGCGGCCGCTACGACGCGTTCGTCACCACGCACAACGGCTTCATCATGTCCGACACCGACAACGGCGAGCGCACCGGCCACCGTTCGCCCTCCTTCCTGCCCTGGCACCGCAGATTCCTGCTCGACTTCGAGCGCGCCCTGCAGTCGGTGGACGACTCGGTGGCCCTCCCCTACTGGGACTGGAGCACCGACCGCTCCCCGCGCGCCGCGCTGTGGGGTCCCGACTTCCTCGGCGGCACCGGGCGCAGCCGGGACGGGCGGGTGATGGACGGCCCGTTCGCCGCGGACACCGGCGACTGGCCGATCACCGTGCGGGTCGACGGCCGCACCTATCTGCGGCGCGCGCTCGGGAGCGGCGTACGCGAGTTGCCGACCCCGGGCGAGGTGGAGTCGGTGCTGTCCATGGCGACGTACGACATGGCCCCCTGGAACAGCGCGTCGGACGGTTTCCGCAACCATCTGGAGGGCTGGCGCGGGGTCAACCTGCACAACCGGGTCCATGTGTGGGTGGGCGGGCAGATGGCGACCGGGGTCTCCCCCAACGATCCGGTGTTCTGGCTCCACCACGCCTTCGTGGACAAGCTGTGGGCCCGGTGGCAGCGGCGGCATCCGGACTCCGGCTATGTCCCGGCCGCCGGAACGCCCGAGGTCGTCGACCTCGACGAGACCATGAGGCCGTGGAACGACGTGCGGCCCGCCGATCTGCTGGACCACACACGCCACTACACCTTCGACACCCCGTAG
- a CDS encoding tyrosinase cofactor produces the protein MPELTRRTALTATAALAAGAVTAPRASAEEHHHGSPESFDEVYRGRRIQGRSTGGHHGGYRVTVDGVELHVMRNADGTWISVVSHYDPVPTPRAAARAAVDELQGAQLLPFPAN, from the coding sequence ATGCCGGAACTCACCCGCCGTACCGCGCTCACCGCGACGGCCGCCCTCGCCGCAGGGGCCGTCACCGCTCCGCGCGCGTCCGCCGAGGAGCACCACCACGGCTCACCCGAGTCCTTCGACGAGGTCTACCGGGGCCGCCGGATACAGGGGCGGTCCACCGGGGGCCACCACGGCGGCTACCGGGTGACGGTCGACGGCGTGGAGCTGCACGTGATGCGCAACGCCGACGGCACCTGGATCAGCGTCGTCAGCCACTACGACCCGGTGCCCACCCCGCGCGCCGCCGCACGGGCCGCCGTGGACGAGCTCCAGGGCGCACAACTGCTGCCGTTCCCCGCCAACTGA
- a CDS encoding FAD-dependent monooxygenase, translating to MRVKVACVGGGPAGLYLSILLKRQDPSHDITVHERDPEGSTYGWGVTYWRGLLDKLHVHDPESARAIEGASVTWNEGEARVRDLVTRRASDEGFGIGRHRLLEILAARARSLGVRLEFEHEITPGSLPAADLVVAGDGVRSALRTGHADHFGAETEEGRNRYIWLGTSKVFDAFTFAFVETDHGWIWCYGYAFSPERSTIVVECAPRTWTGLGLDSADEAEGLALLEKLFSDILEGHPLMGRSAGSGGAQWLTFRTLTNRTWHRDNLVLLGDAAHTTHYSVGAGTTLALEDAIALADALHAHGELPQALARYERQRKSELLSVQSAARYSAQWYENLPRYIGLPPEQMFALLGQRHSPLLPYVPPQLYYRLDKAAGQLEALRRFKRWLGPKVARSVHARELASRK from the coding sequence GTGCGTGTGAAGGTCGCCTGCGTCGGCGGCGGGCCCGCCGGCCTGTATCTCTCGATCCTGCTGAAACGGCAGGACCCGTCCCACGACATCACGGTCCACGAGCGCGACCCGGAGGGCTCGACCTACGGCTGGGGCGTGACCTACTGGCGCGGACTGCTCGACAAACTCCACGTCCACGACCCCGAGTCGGCCCGCGCGATCGAGGGCGCCTCGGTCACCTGGAACGAGGGCGAGGCCCGGGTGCGCGACCTGGTCACCCGGCGCGCCAGTGACGAGGGCTTCGGCATCGGCCGCCACCGCCTGCTGGAGATCCTCGCCGCACGGGCCCGCTCCCTGGGCGTGCGCCTGGAGTTCGAGCACGAGATCACCCCCGGGAGCCTCCCGGCGGCCGATCTCGTCGTGGCCGGCGACGGCGTGCGCAGCGCCCTGCGCACCGGGCATGCCGACCACTTCGGCGCCGAGACCGAAGAGGGCCGCAACCGCTACATCTGGCTCGGCACCAGCAAGGTCTTCGACGCCTTCACCTTCGCCTTCGTCGAGACCGACCACGGCTGGATCTGGTGCTACGGCTACGCCTTCAGCCCCGAGCGCAGCACCATCGTCGTCGAGTGCGCCCCGCGGACCTGGACCGGCCTCGGCCTCGACAGTGCCGACGAGGCCGAGGGGCTCGCCCTGCTGGAGAAGCTGTTCTCCGACATCCTCGAAGGCCACCCACTGATGGGGCGCTCCGCCGGCTCAGGCGGCGCCCAGTGGCTGACCTTCCGCACCCTCACCAACCGCACCTGGCACCGAGACAACCTCGTCCTGCTCGGCGATGCCGCCCACACCACGCACTATTCCGTCGGCGCCGGAACCACCCTCGCCCTGGAGGACGCCATCGCGCTGGCCGACGCCCTGCACGCGCACGGCGAGCTTCCGCAGGCACTCGCCCGCTACGAGCGGCAGCGCAAGTCGGAGCTGCTGTCCGTCCAGAGCGCGGCCCGCTACAGCGCCCAGTGGTACGAGAACCTGCCCCGCTACATCGGACTGCCCCCGGAGCAGATGTTCGCCCTGCTGGGCCAGCGGCACTCGCCCCTGCTGCCCTATGTCCCGCCCCAGCTGTACTACCGGCTCGACAAGGCCGCCGGGCAGCTGGAGGCACTGCGCAGGTTCAAGCGCTGGCTCGGACCCAAGGTGGCGCGCAGCGTGCACGCCCGGGAGCTGGCCTCCCGCAAGTAG
- a CDS encoding MFS transporter, producing the protein MDQQGPISPPRGARLRTRLTVPVLAMCGTLMAVMQTVVVPLLPDLPRLTHSSAAAVSWMVTATLLAGAVLTPVLGRAGDMYGKRKVLTGSLVLMTAGSVMCALSSDISVLIAARALQGAAASVVPLSISILRDELPPERRGSAVAMMSSTVGVGAALGLPLAAMVVQYADWHTMFWMTSGLGALGVAAVSWAVRESPVRQPGRFDVAGALGLAVGLVSLLLGVSQGGQWGWGSLRVLGLFLLSVAVLALWWWRQLRTEQPLVDLRLVTRPRVGLSHVAALLTGFAFYANSLVTAQLVQAPKATGYGLGLSIVATGLCLLPGGVTMLLFSPLSARISTSRGPRVTLALGAAVIACGYAVRIADSRDLWMVIVGATVVSTGTTLAYSALPTLILRAVPAEQTASANGVNVLMRTIGQATSSAAVAAVLVHHTSLVGGAPVPTLHGYLLAFAMAGAVALAACAAALTIPGDATPEGSRRARGRTRGARDEAMEGA; encoded by the coding sequence ATGGACCAGCAGGGCCCGATATCCCCGCCGCGCGGAGCACGTCTGCGGACCCGGCTCACCGTGCCGGTGCTGGCGATGTGCGGCACGCTCATGGCCGTCATGCAGACCGTGGTCGTCCCCCTGCTGCCGGACCTGCCCCGGCTCACGCACTCCTCGGCCGCCGCCGTCTCCTGGATGGTCACGGCGACCCTGCTGGCCGGAGCGGTCCTGACCCCGGTGCTCGGCCGCGCCGGTGACATGTACGGCAAGCGCAAGGTGCTGACGGGGTCCCTGGTCCTGATGACGGCCGGCTCGGTGATGTGCGCCCTGTCCTCCGACATCAGCGTGCTCATCGCGGCCCGCGCCCTCCAGGGTGCCGCCGCCTCCGTGGTGCCGTTGTCGATCAGCATCCTGCGCGACGAACTGCCGCCCGAGCGCCGGGGTTCCGCGGTCGCGATGATGAGTTCCACGGTCGGTGTCGGTGCCGCGCTCGGGCTGCCGCTGGCCGCGATGGTCGTCCAGTACGCCGACTGGCACACCATGTTCTGGATGACCAGCGGCCTCGGCGCCCTCGGGGTCGCGGCCGTGTCGTGGGCGGTCCGCGAGTCGCCGGTGCGACAGCCGGGCCGCTTCGACGTGGCGGGTGCCCTGGGACTGGCGGTGGGCCTGGTCAGTCTGCTGCTCGGGGTGTCCCAGGGCGGCCAGTGGGGCTGGGGCAGCCTCCGCGTCCTCGGCCTGTTCCTCCTGTCCGTCGCCGTCCTGGCCCTGTGGTGGTGGCGCCAACTGCGCACCGAGCAGCCCCTGGTCGACCTGCGGCTCGTCACCCGCCCGCGGGTGGGTCTGTCCCATGTGGCCGCCCTGCTCACCGGTTTCGCGTTCTACGCCAACTCCCTGGTGACGGCCCAGCTGGTCCAGGCACCGAAGGCCACCGGCTACGGGCTCGGCCTGTCGATCGTGGCCACCGGCCTGTGCCTGCTGCCGGGCGGTGTCACCATGCTGCTGTTCTCACCGCTCTCGGCCCGGATCTCCACGTCCCGCGGCCCGCGCGTCACGCTTGCCCTGGGCGCCGCGGTCATCGCGTGCGGCTACGCGGTACGCATCGCGGACAGCCGCGATCTGTGGATGGTCATCGTGGGCGCGACCGTGGTGTCCACCGGCACCACCCTCGCCTACTCGGCCCTGCCCACGCTGATCCTGCGTGCCGTCCCGGCCGAGCAGACGGCCTCCGCCAACGGCGTCAACGTCCTGATGCGCACCATCGGCCAGGCCACCTCCAGCGCGGCGGTCGCGGCGGTGCTGGTCCACCACACCAGCCTGGTCGGCGGCGCGCCCGTGCCCACCCTGCACGGCTACCTGCTGGCCTTCGCCATGGCGGGCGCGGTCGCCCTAGCGGCCTGCGCGGCGGCCCTGACCATCCCCGGCGACGCCACGCCCGAAGGCTCCCGCCGGGCCAGGGGCCGCACCCGGGGCGCGCGGGACGAGGCGATGGAGGGAGCATGA
- a CDS encoding TetR family transcriptional regulator, which yields MSAVSTTPSTPTASTPTPPTSAPARRDAEATRAAILRAARYLLARTPHADITLKAVAERAGVSPPLIVKYFGNKDALFARVMSFESDATALLDAPLDELGRHMVHHVLTGQIERGADPLLRIAFAPVQGEHGDILRVNFRAQVVDRLAQRLHGPDAGLRAELAVGTLLGLGVMYGIARGTELRATAVEDLVDRYAPTVQAHLTP from the coding sequence ATGAGTGCCGTGAGCACCACACCCTCAACCCCCACGGCCTCAACCCCCACGCCCCCCACCTCCGCACCCGCCCGCCGGGACGCCGAGGCGACCCGGGCCGCCATCCTCAGGGCGGCCCGCTACCTCCTGGCCCGCACCCCGCACGCCGACATCACCCTCAAGGCGGTCGCCGAACGAGCGGGCGTCAGCCCGCCGTTGATCGTGAAGTACTTCGGCAACAAGGACGCCTTGTTCGCTCGCGTCATGTCCTTCGAGTCCGACGCGACGGCCCTGCTCGACGCCCCCCTGGACGAACTGGGCCGCCACATGGTCCACCACGTCCTCACCGGCCAGATCGAACGCGGCGCCGACCCCCTGCTCCGGATCGCCTTCGCCCCCGTCCAGGGCGAGCACGGCGACATCCTGCGCGTCAACTTCCGCGCCCAGGTGGTGGATCGCCTCGCGCAGCGCCTGCACGGGCCCGACGCCGGCCTGCGCGCCGAACTCGCGGTGGGCACTCTCCTCGGCCTGGGCGTGATGTACGGCATCGCCCGGGGCACCGAGCTGAGGGCGACCGCCGTGGAGGACCTCGTGGACCGCTACGCCCCCACGGTGCAGGCCCACCTGACGCCCTAG
- a CDS encoding cholesterol oxidase substrate-binding domain-containing protein — protein MSHHPQEDSSWSRRGFLLSAAALAAVPVLLPADPTAAAEELPGFPAGVALHRSAYRNWVGEITADGLWACAPTGPDQVVEVVNWAWRHGWRVRARGSSHGWSPLTITEGTASDAPVLLVDTASHLTGLSLDSASAVRAGTGVTLEALLTYLEGHGLGVTAAPAPGDLTLGGALAIDAHGTAVPAAGEQRLPGQTYGSLSNRILSLTAVVWDEDSGAYTLRTFSRAEADSAALLTHLGRTFVTEVVLRVGANSNLRCVSRVDIPAAELFAAPGGDGRTFASFLDQAGRVEAIWFAYTEFPWLKVWSVAPTRPLTSRRVTSPYNYPFSDNVPTVVADLAGRMVSDAAWYLAPVLGNAQLDVATVGLTATLSADIWGPSKNTLLYIKPTTLRVTANGYAVLTGRDQVQRVVSEFADFYRERLAAYTAQGKFPVNGTVEIRVTGLDDPAEAELAGARAPLLSALRAEGTRPEWDTAVWLDILTLPGTPYAEAFLREIEQFLFDGYEGTRVEWSKGWAYTDDAVWADEEVLGTTIPGSFGEAVWGKAAGVLDRLDPHGVFGNAFLDRLFR, from the coding sequence TTGAGCCACCACCCGCAGGAAGACTCGTCCTGGTCCCGTCGCGGCTTCCTCCTCAGCGCCGCAGCCCTGGCCGCCGTACCGGTTCTGCTGCCGGCCGATCCGACGGCCGCGGCCGAGGAGCTGCCCGGTTTCCCGGCTGGTGTGGCCCTGCACCGCTCGGCGTACCGGAACTGGGTCGGCGAGATCACCGCAGACGGGCTGTGGGCCTGTGCGCCCACCGGCCCGGACCAGGTGGTCGAGGTCGTCAACTGGGCCTGGCGGCACGGCTGGCGGGTCCGCGCCCGCGGCTCCTCGCACGGCTGGTCGCCCCTGACCATCACCGAGGGCACGGCGTCGGACGCGCCCGTCCTCCTCGTCGACACCGCCTCCCACCTCACCGGTCTGTCCCTGGACTCCGCCTCCGCCGTGCGGGCCGGCACCGGCGTCACGCTGGAGGCGCTGCTCACCTATCTGGAGGGGCACGGACTCGGGGTCACCGCCGCGCCCGCGCCCGGTGACCTCACCCTGGGCGGCGCGCTGGCGATCGACGCGCACGGCACGGCGGTTCCGGCCGCCGGGGAGCAGCGGCTGCCGGGACAGACGTACGGCTCGCTGAGCAATCGCATCCTGTCGCTGACGGCGGTGGTGTGGGACGAGGACAGCGGGGCGTACACCCTGCGTACCTTCAGCCGCGCCGAGGCCGACAGCGCCGCCCTGCTCACCCATCTCGGGCGGACCTTCGTCACCGAGGTCGTCCTGCGGGTGGGCGCCAACAGCAATCTGCGCTGTGTGAGCCGGGTCGACATCCCGGCGGCGGAGCTCTTCGCGGCACCCGGCGGTGACGGGCGGACCTTCGCGAGCTTCCTGGACCAGGCCGGGCGGGTCGAGGCGATCTGGTTCGCCTACACGGAGTTCCCGTGGCTGAAGGTGTGGAGCGTGGCGCCGACCAGGCCGCTGACCTCACGGCGCGTGACCTCGCCGTACAACTACCCCTTCTCCGACAACGTCCCGACCGTGGTGGCGGATCTGGCCGGGCGGATGGTGTCGGACGCGGCCTGGTATCTCGCGCCGGTGCTCGGCAACGCCCAGCTCGACGTGGCGACCGTGGGGCTCACGGCGACGCTGTCGGCGGACATCTGGGGGCCGTCCAAGAACACGCTGCTGTACATCAAGCCGACCACGCTGCGGGTGACGGCGAACGGGTACGCCGTGCTGACCGGCCGGGACCAGGTGCAACGGGTGGTCTCCGAGTTCGCGGACTTCTACCGGGAGCGGCTGGCCGCCTACACCGCTCAGGGGAAGTTCCCGGTCAACGGGACGGTGGAGATCAGGGTGACCGGGCTCGACGATCCGGCCGAGGCCGAGCTGGCCGGGGCGCGGGCCCCGCTGCTGTCGGCGCTGCGGGCGGAGGGGACGCGTCCCGAGTGGGACACCGCGGTGTGGCTGGACATCCTGACGCTGCCGGGGACGCCGTACGCGGAGGCCTTCCTGCGGGAGATCGAGCAGTTCCTGTTCGACGGCTACGAGGGGACGCGCGTCGAGTGGTCCAAGGGCTGGGCCTACACGGACGACGCCGTGTGGGCGGACGAGGAGGTGCTCGGAACGACGATTCCCGGGTCGTTCGGTGAGGCGGTGTGGGGGAAGGCGGCGGGCGTTCTGGACCGGCTCGACCCGCACGGCGTGTTCGGCAACGCCTTCCTGGACCGGCTGTTCCGCTAG
- a CDS encoding aldo/keto reductase — protein sequence MDERTFGRSQQHASVVGLGTWQLGADWGDVDDKEALSVLEAAAESGVTFFDTADVYGDGRSEQTIAAFLSGRPDLHVLVATKMGRRVDQIPENYVLDNFRAWNDRSRRNLGVDRIDLVQLHCPPTPVYSTDEVFDALDTLVEEERIAQYGVSVETCEEALTAIARPGVASVQIILNAFRMKPLREVLPAAQEAGVGIIARVPLASGLLSGKYTRDTVFPENDHRAYNRHGEAFDVGETFSGVDYTTGVEAAAEFSALAPEGYSPAQLALRWIIEQPGVTTVIPGARNPDQARANAAAAKLPPLSEETLAAIRDLYDRRIKDQVENRW from the coding sequence ATGGACGAGCGCACATTCGGCAGGTCGCAGCAGCACGCATCCGTCGTCGGACTCGGCACCTGGCAACTGGGAGCCGACTGGGGAGACGTCGACGACAAGGAAGCCCTCTCGGTACTGGAGGCGGCCGCCGAGTCGGGCGTCACCTTCTTCGACACCGCGGACGTGTACGGCGACGGACGCAGCGAGCAGACCATCGCCGCATTCCTCAGCGGCAGGCCCGACCTGCATGTGCTGGTCGCGACGAAGATGGGCCGCCGCGTCGACCAGATCCCCGAGAACTACGTCCTCGACAACTTCCGCGCCTGGAACGACCGTTCCCGCCGCAACCTCGGCGTCGACCGCATCGACCTGGTCCAGCTGCACTGCCCGCCGACGCCCGTCTACTCCACCGACGAGGTGTTCGACGCCCTCGACACCCTGGTCGAGGAGGAGCGCATCGCCCAGTACGGCGTCAGCGTGGAGACCTGCGAGGAGGCGCTGACCGCGATCGCCCGGCCCGGTGTGGCGAGCGTGCAGATCATCCTCAACGCCTTCCGCATGAAGCCGTTGCGCGAGGTGCTCCCCGCCGCGCAGGAGGCGGGCGTGGGCATCATCGCCCGGGTCCCGCTGGCCTCCGGCCTGCTGTCCGGCAAGTACACCCGGGACACCGTCTTCCCGGAGAACGACCACCGCGCCTACAACCGGCACGGCGAGGCCTTCGACGTGGGCGAGACCTTCTCCGGCGTGGACTACACGACCGGTGTCGAGGCCGCCGCCGAGTTCTCGGCGCTGGCACCCGAGGGCTACAGCCCGGCCCAGCTCGCCCTGCGCTGGATCATCGAGCAGCCCGGCGTCACCACCGTCATCCCCGGCGCCCGCAACCCCGACCAGGCCCGCGCCAACGCGGCCGCCGCCAAACTGCCGCCGCTGTCCGAGGAGACCCTCGCAGCGATCCGCGACCTCTACGACCGCCGGATCAAGGACCAGGTCGAGAACCGCTGGTGA
- a CDS encoding DUF6328 family protein encodes MVDTVRRTGRDETEEERADRMWGELIQEIRVAQTGVQILFGFLLTVVFTPKYAHLAHTDQVIYIVTVVLGSCATGALIGPVSLHRLVSGRRIKPQAVRIASRLTFVGLVLLLTTMTAALLLVLRVATHDDWVPWLVTAVVAWYLACWFGVPLWTRRRYTTR; translated from the coding sequence ATGGTCGATACGGTGAGACGGACAGGCCGCGACGAAACCGAGGAAGAGCGCGCGGACCGCATGTGGGGCGAACTCATCCAGGAGATCCGCGTCGCGCAGACAGGTGTGCAGATCCTGTTCGGCTTCCTGCTCACCGTGGTCTTCACCCCGAAGTACGCCCACCTGGCCCACACCGACCAGGTCATCTACATCGTGACCGTCGTCCTCGGCTCCTGCGCCACCGGAGCCCTCATAGGACCGGTCTCCCTGCACCGTCTCGTCTCGGGCCGGCGCATCAAACCCCAGGCCGTGCGGATCGCCTCCCGGCTGACCTTCGTCGGGCTGGTCCTCCTGCTGACGACGATGACGGCCGCCCTGCTGTTGGTTCTGCGCGTGGCGACCCACGACGACTGGGTGCCCTGGCTCGTCACCGCAGTCGTGGCCTGGTACCTGGCGTGCTGGTTCGGAGTGCCCCTGTGGACGCGTCGGCGTTACACGACGCGGTGA
- a CDS encoding DUF2238 domain-containing protein has translation MTAVRRRLPVLLAWAVVAALALSAWGPRDRTTWFLETVWVLVGLPLIVLTWRRFPLTDLLCCLLAVHALVLIVGGHYTYAQVPLGDWVRDTFGLDRNPYDRFGHLMQGFVPAVLVRELLGRTSPLRGSRWLAPLTVCACLAFSAVFEMLEWAAAVIGGQAADAFLATQGDVWDTQWDMFCALIGATVSVLVLSRPHDRQLDRLALTASCNADASTGALRTSTPGTRPRLR, from the coding sequence ATGACCGCTGTGCGACGGCGCCTGCCCGTCCTGCTCGCCTGGGCCGTGGTCGCCGCGCTGGCCCTGTCCGCCTGGGGCCCGCGCGACCGCACCACCTGGTTCCTGGAGACCGTGTGGGTCCTGGTCGGGCTGCCGCTGATCGTGCTGACGTGGCGCCGCTTCCCGCTGACCGACCTGCTGTGCTGTCTGCTGGCGGTCCACGCGCTCGTACTGATCGTGGGCGGCCACTACACCTACGCGCAGGTCCCGCTCGGCGACTGGGTGCGTGACACGTTCGGCCTCGACCGCAATCCGTACGACCGTTTCGGCCACCTCATGCAGGGGTTCGTGCCGGCGGTCCTCGTCCGGGAGCTGCTCGGCCGTACCTCGCCGCTGCGGGGCAGCCGCTGGCTGGCGCCGCTGACGGTGTGCGCGTGTCTGGCCTTCAGCGCCGTCTTCGAGATGCTGGAGTGGGCGGCCGCGGTGATCGGCGGTCAGGCGGCGGACGCCTTCCTGGCCACGCAGGGCGATGTGTGGGACACCCAGTGGGACATGTTCTGCGCGCTGATCGGTGCCACGGTCTCGGTACTGGTGCTGTCACGCCCGCACGACCGGCAGTTGGACCGGCTCGCCCTCACCGCGTCGTGTAACGCCGACGCGTCCACAGGGGCACTCCGAACCAGCACGCCAGGTACCAGGCCACGACTGCGGTGA
- a CDS encoding SsgA family sporulation/cell division regulator, whose product MNSFVHRTAHKTLVVQLQAGGTGRCPVLAHLGYDATDPFAVTAVFSHDGRVLARWRLDREMLAEGLRGPVGVGDVRFSPVSTGVWEEVRMEFLGDARSDGGRQHAVVFAWAPALASFLRETREIVPPGREEVRVDDFLASVIAGG is encoded by the coding sequence GTGAACTCCTTCGTCCACAGGACCGCCCACAAGACCCTCGTCGTGCAACTGCAGGCGGGCGGCACGGGCCGGTGCCCCGTGCTCGCCCACCTGGGGTACGACGCGACGGACCCGTTCGCCGTCACCGCGGTGTTCAGCCATGACGGCCGGGTGCTGGCGCGGTGGCGGCTGGACCGGGAGATGCTCGCCGAGGGCCTGCGCGGCCCGGTCGGGGTCGGGGACGTGCGCTTCAGCCCCGTCTCGACCGGGGTCTGGGAGGAAGTGCGCATGGAGTTCCTCGGCGACGCCCGCTCCGACGGGGGCCGCCAGCACGCCGTGGTCTTCGCGTGGGCCCCGGCGCTGGCGTCCTTCCTGCGTGAGACCCGCGAGATCGTGCCGCCGGGCCGGGAAGAGGTCAGAGTGGACGACTTCCTGGCCTCGGTGATCGCCGGCGGCTGA